The Panacibacter microcysteis genome includes a window with the following:
- a CDS encoding T9SS type A sorting domain-containing protein produces the protein MRLKSFIPGLAVLFCIISLNTNAQTGCCPSPDSLMVTSVTDSSFCVKWKIKDTIGCDTPKLGQLQYRAVGAAVWTRVNVTYSGSATYAVKCDTATSCTKYQWRVRNLCIHGDTTYTNWITGQRFATKCDTSIFRKNINVKIIPNPAADNILLEGINLSMSKAKVTISSMSGNIRYQQLHLVTGEHLRLPINISNWEDGVYFVTISDGKENYRYSFIKQ, from the coding sequence ATGCGACTCAAATCATTCATTCCCGGCCTGGCAGTACTATTTTGTATCATTTCCTTAAATACGAATGCACAAACTGGCTGTTGTCCTTCCCCCGATAGTTTGATGGTAACTTCTGTAACAGATTCTTCTTTTTGTGTTAAGTGGAAAATAAAAGACACGATAGGATGTGATACGCCAAAATTGGGGCAATTGCAATATCGTGCTGTTGGAGCGGCCGTATGGACGAGAGTTAATGTTACCTATAGCGGTAGCGCCACATATGCAGTAAAGTGCGACACTGCAACCTCGTGTACAAAATATCAGTGGAGGGTGAGAAATCTTTGTATACATGGAGATACAACGTATACTAATTGGATAACAGGGCAAAGATTTGCGACAAAATGTGATACAAGTATTTTTAGAAAAAATATTAATGTTAAGATTATTCCTAATCCTGCAGCCGATAATATTCTTCTTGAAGGCATCAATCTCAGTATGAGCAAAGCAAAAGTTACCATCAGCAGTATGTCGGGTAATATCAGGTATCAACAACTACACCTGGTAACGGGTGAGCATTTAAGGTTACCAATAAATATTTCTAACTGGGAAGACGGAGTTTATTTTGTTACCATCAGTGATGGCAAAGAAAATTACAGATACAGTTTTATCAAGCAATAG
- a CDS encoding HAD family hydrolase has protein sequence MQKIKNIIFDLGGIFINIDFKKTEQAFISLGITNFNDYFTQHHASDLFELLETGKISQETFCDLFRSETKTTLTDNEITAAWNALLMDFPSERLEWLDDISKRYSVYLFSNTNKIHYDAFMDIFAKQAGHKNFNDYFIKAYYSHDIGLRKPYPASFEYILQEQQLQPSETLFIDDTWKNIEGAKGVGLQTIHLVPPKTVLDLAL, from the coding sequence ATGCAAAAAATTAAAAACATCATATTCGATCTCGGTGGCATATTTATCAATATAGATTTTAAAAAGACGGAGCAGGCTTTTATAAGCCTTGGCATTACCAACTTCAACGATTATTTTACGCAGCACCATGCATCTGACCTGTTTGAACTGTTGGAAACAGGAAAAATAAGCCAGGAAACATTTTGTGACTTATTCAGGTCAGAGACAAAAACAACGCTTACTGATAATGAGATCACCGCTGCCTGGAATGCGCTGCTGATGGATTTTCCTTCAGAAAGGCTTGAATGGCTGGATGACATAAGCAAAAGGTACAGCGTGTATCTTTTCTCCAACACCAACAAAATTCATTACGATGCATTTATGGACATTTTTGCAAAACAGGCAGGCCATAAAAACTTCAACGACTATTTTATAAAAGCTTACTACTCTCATGATATTGGTTTGCGCAAACCTTACCCTGCATCATTTGAATACATCTTGCAGGAGCAACAGTTGCAGCCATCAGAAACGCTTTTTATAGATGATACATGGAAAAACATTGAAGGCGCTAAAGGTGTGGGTTTACAAACCATTCACCTGGTACCGCCGAAAACGGTACTGGACCTGGCGCTGTAA
- a CDS encoding sensor histidine kinase — protein sequence MYYLQIEQTALIVGGVFILSILVIFIIIFLFLYQKRYYNHLKEKQELRSNFQQELLKTRLEIQEETFRNISQEIHDNIGQALSFVKLNLNTVDPHDATVVIDKLSESRTLLTKTIQDLRDLAKSLNTDFISDIGLPEAIGQQLQILSKTGLFAIDFSVEGDAFKDVSQRELVIFRIVQELLNNIVKHANASRINVEIMYLTDKLVITVEDNGRGFNTKTLNLPDSGSGLGLRNMANRMKLIQGSIDIQSNPGNGTKAIMQLPRLPHLL from the coding sequence ATGTATTATTTGCAAATAGAACAAACCGCACTTATTGTTGGAGGAGTATTTATTCTTTCCATACTGGTAATTTTTATTATCATCTTTCTCTTTTTGTATCAAAAGCGGTATTACAATCACCTCAAAGAAAAGCAGGAACTGCGCTCTAATTTTCAACAGGAGCTGCTGAAAACAAGACTCGAAATACAGGAAGAAACTTTTCGCAACATAAGCCAGGAAATACATGACAATATTGGCCAGGCTTTGAGTTTTGTAAAGCTCAACCTGAATACGGTAGACCCGCACGATGCCACAGTGGTAATTGATAAGCTTTCTGAATCCCGCACGTTGCTTACCAAAACAATCCAGGACCTGCGCGACCTTGCCAAAAGCCTGAATACTGATTTCATCAGCGATATAGGTTTGCCTGAAGCCATCGGGCAGCAATTACAGATCTTATCTAAAACCGGGCTGTTTGCCATAGACTTTTCGGTAGAAGGCGATGCTTTTAAAGATGTATCTCAAAGAGAGCTGGTGATTTTTCGTATAGTACAGGAATTGCTCAACAACATTGTAAAACATGCAAATGCCAGTCGCATTAATGTAGAAATAATGTATCTTACAGATAAGCTGGTTATTACAGTGGAGGATAACGGCAGGGGCTTCAACACCAAAACATTGAATTTACCAGACAGCGGCAGCGGGCTGGGTTTAAGAAACATGGCAAACCGCATGAAGCTTATACAGGGTTCAATTGACATACAAAGCAATCCTGGCAATGGAACCAAAGCAATAATGCAACTGCCCAGGTTACCACACCTGTTGTAA
- a CDS encoding response regulator yields MLFNNDHFKRFPHENNLHRTFTVALADDHVLIRNGLAGLINSFPDYQVLFQAVDGQDFIDKMSAATAPDVAILDINMPRKDGYETANWIRQHYPEVKILALSMYDNENYIIRMLKNGARGYVLKEAEPSELKMALDSLIHKGYHHSELVTGHLINTLNKFDEDPKTKNTLLLSDREIEFLQYVCTELSYKEIADKMYLSPRTIDGYRDSMFDKLNIKTRVGLALYAVKNGLVNLNKM; encoded by the coding sequence ATGCTCTTCAACAACGATCACTTTAAACGTTTCCCGCACGAAAACAACCTACACCGGACATTTACTGTAGCGCTTGCAGACGATCATGTACTTATTCGCAATGGCCTCGCAGGGCTCATCAACAGTTTTCCCGATTACCAGGTATTATTCCAGGCGGTAGACGGGCAAGATTTTATTGATAAAATGTCTGCCGCAACTGCACCCGATGTAGCAATTCTTGACATTAACATGCCGAGAAAAGACGGTTATGAAACAGCAAACTGGATAAGACAGCACTACCCGGAAGTAAAAATTCTTGCGCTAAGCATGTACGATAATGAAAACTACATCATCCGTATGCTTAAGAACGGTGCACGCGGCTATGTTTTAAAAGAAGCAGAGCCTTCTGAACTAAAAATGGCGCTCGATTCACTCATTCACAAAGGCTATCATCATTCAGAGCTGGTAACCGGCCATCTCATCAACACACTGAATAAATTTGATGAAGATCCTAAAACAAAGAATACACTGTTGTTGTCTGACCGTGAAATTGAGTTTCTGCAGTATGTATGTACCGAACTCAGCTATAAAGAAATTGCCGATAAAATGTATTTAAGCCCACGCACAATAGATGGCTACAGAGATTCCATGTTTGATAAACTTAACATCAAAACACGGGTAGGCCTTGCTTTGTACGCGGTAAAAAATGGTTTGGTAAACCTGAATAAAATGTAA
- a CDS encoding class IV adenylate cyclase: MKHINIEIKAKCFHPEKVEAFLVSAKAIFKGTDNQKDTYFHVPGGRLKLRQGNIENNLIFYRRNNQKGPKQSDFQLVPVPNPAAMNSLLEEALGIKVIVEKKRKIFFLDNIKIHLDEVPGLGSFVEIEAGNLSNPALSVAALQQQCASLMQHFEIEEQDLIDNSYSDMLLDIV; this comes from the coding sequence ATGAAACACATTAATATCGAAATCAAAGCGAAATGCTTCCATCCCGAAAAGGTGGAAGCATTTTTAGTTTCTGCGAAAGCAATTTTTAAGGGAACAGATAACCAGAAAGACACCTATTTCCATGTACCCGGCGGACGCTTAAAACTGCGGCAGGGTAATATTGAAAACAATCTTATTTTTTACCGGCGCAACAACCAGAAAGGGCCCAAACAGTCAGATTTTCAACTCGTGCCCGTGCCAAACCCCGCAGCTATGAATAGCCTCCTGGAAGAAGCACTGGGTATAAAAGTGATAGTAGAGAAAAAACGTAAAATCTTTTTTCTTGATAATATCAAGATTCACCTCGACGAAGTGCCGGGCCTTGGCAGTTTTGTAGAAATAGAAGCGGGCAACCTGTCTAACCCTGCGCTCTCTGTTGCAGCACTTCAGCAGCAATGCGCCTCGCTGATGCAGCATTTTGAAATAGAAGAACAAGACCTCATCGACAACAGTTATTCCGATATGTTACTGGATATAGTATAA
- a CDS encoding M48 family metallopeptidase: MRNKLLFFVCLSFLFACTRNAITGRNQLSLIPEEQVESMAVTEYKQFLSQNKVVNSAGSKDAEMVKRVGTRIANAITEYYKNKGLSNELANYKWEFNLVDSKEINAWCMPGGKVVVYTGILPVTQNEAALAVVLGHEITHAVAGHGRERMSQGLLAQGIQVAGNVALGKNAQAVNIFNNVYGPAAQVGVLLPNSRNQEYEADHYGLIFAAMAGYNPQEAVPFWQRMANLGGQKPPVFLSSHPEDADRIKKLQELMPEALTYYKPVSK, translated from the coding sequence ATGCGCAACAAATTGTTGTTTTTCGTTTGTCTCTCATTTTTATTTGCCTGTACACGTAATGCCATTACCGGAAGAAACCAGTTGTCGCTTATTCCTGAAGAACAGGTAGAAAGTATGGCTGTTACTGAGTATAAGCAGTTTCTTTCTCAAAACAAGGTGGTAAACAGTGCCGGCAGCAAGGATGCAGAGATGGTAAAAAGGGTAGGTACCAGGATCGCAAATGCTATTACAGAATATTATAAGAACAAAGGCCTTTCTAATGAACTGGCCAATTATAAATGGGAATTCAACCTTGTGGACAGTAAAGAGATCAATGCCTGGTGTATGCCCGGCGGCAAAGTAGTTGTATACACCGGTATATTGCCGGTCACACAAAATGAGGCGGCATTAGCAGTAGTATTAGGGCATGAAATTACCCACGCAGTAGCAGGACATGGCCGTGAGAGAATGAGCCAGGGCTTGCTGGCGCAGGGCATCCAGGTTGCAGGCAATGTGGCGTTAGGCAAGAACGCCCAGGCAGTAAACATTTTTAATAACGTTTACGGACCGGCGGCGCAGGTGGGTGTATTATTACCAAACTCCAGGAACCAGGAGTATGAAGCTGATCATTACGGGTTGATATTTGCCGCTATGGCGGGTTATAATCCGCAGGAAGCTGTACCATTCTGGCAGCGCATGGCTAACCTTGGTGGTCAAAAACCACCGGTATTTCTTAGCAGCCACCCCGAGGATGCTGACAGAATAAAGAAATTGCAGGAACTTATGCCTGAAGCACTTACATACTACAAACCAGTCAGCAAATAA
- a CDS encoding DUF2461 domain-containing protein produces the protein MLQVATLKFLKDLKKNNSKEWFDKNRTLYDNAREDFLGLVQQVIDEFGKKEISIASLKAKECVFRINRDVRFSKDKSPYKTNMGASINKGGKKAWNTAGYYFHFEPGGSFMGGGLYMPEAQVLKKVRQEIDYNFNDFKKIIGNKKFVAIYKDLDHSGEMKLSRPPKDYMADNPAIEYIKLKSFITMAPLTDADLTEKGLVKKITAAFDTLQPLIDFLNHATQD, from the coding sequence ATGCTACAGGTTGCAACACTAAAATTTTTGAAGGATCTTAAAAAGAATAACAGCAAAGAATGGTTTGATAAAAACCGCACACTATACGATAACGCCAGGGAAGATTTCCTGGGTCTTGTTCAACAGGTTATTGATGAGTTTGGTAAAAAAGAAATTTCTATCGCTTCTTTAAAAGCCAAAGAATGTGTTTTCCGCATCAACAGGGATGTGCGTTTCAGCAAAGACAAATCTCCTTATAAAACAAATATGGGTGCCAGTATCAACAAGGGGGGCAAAAAGGCGTGGAATACTGCCGGTTACTATTTCCACTTTGAACCTGGCGGCAGCTTTATGGGGGGTGGTCTGTACATGCCCGAGGCACAGGTATTAAAAAAAGTAAGGCAGGAAATAGACTATAATTTCAATGATTTTAAAAAGATCATCGGGAACAAAAAATTTGTAGCCATTTATAAAGACCTTGACCATAGCGGCGAAATGAAGCTAAGCCGACCGCCAAAAGATTACATGGCAGATAACCCTGCCATTGAGTACATAAAACTTAAAAGTTTTATTACTATGGCGCCCCTCACAGATGCAGATCTGACGGAAAAAGGACTCGTAAAAAAAATCACTGCTGCGTTCGATACTTTACAGCCGCTGATAGATTTTTTGAACCACGCCACACAGGATTGA
- a CDS encoding group III truncated hemoglobin produces the protein MLPDIHDIDDIKLLVDTFYDKVKADGLIGYIFNDIARVDWPAHLPVMYNFWDSVIFNKGSYKGNAIAAHNGIHAKEPFTKAHFERWLQLFTKTVDELFAGEKAETAKQRAASIATIMQLKLIYHHPLTH, from the coding sequence ATGTTGCCGGATATACATGACATAGATGACATAAAACTGCTCGTTGATACATTCTACGATAAGGTGAAGGCAGACGGATTGATTGGCTACATATTCAACGATATTGCAAGAGTTGACTGGCCCGCACACCTGCCTGTAATGTATAACTTCTGGGATAGCGTAATATTCAATAAGGGGAGTTACAAAGGCAATGCTATAGCTGCGCATAATGGCATACACGCAAAAGAGCCTTTCACAAAAGCTCATTTTGAACGATGGCTTCAGTTGTTTACAAAAACGGTGGATGAATTATTTGCAGGAGAAAAGGCAGAAACAGCTAAACAAAGAGCCGCCAGCATTGCAACAATTATGCAGTTGAAACTTATTTACCATCACCCGCTTACACATTAG
- a CDS encoding MmcQ/YjbR family DNA-binding protein codes for MDVETLRSYCLAKKAVTEDFPFGEDTLVFRVMHKIFLLVSLSSSPLQFNAKCDPAKAIELREQYDAVQPGYHMNKKHWNTIVLDGSLPTKLVKEMIDDTYMLIVKSLPKKDREALT; via the coding sequence ATGGATGTAGAAACTTTACGCTCCTACTGCCTGGCGAAAAAAGCGGTAACAGAAGATTTTCCTTTTGGTGAGGATACGCTTGTCTTCAGGGTAATGCATAAGATATTTTTGCTGGTATCCCTTTCTTCCAGTCCTTTACAATTCAATGCCAAGTGCGATCCTGCCAAAGCCATTGAACTAAGGGAGCAATATGATGCTGTACAGCCCGGCTATCATATGAATAAAAAACACTGGAACACCATAGTGCTCGATGGAAGTTTACCGACAAAACTGGTGAAAGAAATGATCGATGATACTTACATGCTTATTGTAAAATCGTTGCCCAAAAAAGACCGGGAGGCTTTAACCTGA
- a CDS encoding aspartate-semialdehyde dehydrogenase translates to MKVAVVGATGLVGTKMLQVLAERNFPVTELVPVASERSVGKEVIFKGKSYKVVSMTDGIAAKPAVAIFSAGGSTSLEWAPKFAEAGITVIDNSSAWRMDPSKKLVVPEINADALTAADKIIANPNCSTIQMVVALNPLHKKYTIKRIVVSTYQSVTGTGKKAVDQLFGERAKLEKGSSDEYPMAYKYPIDLNVIPQIDVFLDNGYTKEEMKMVKETCKIMRDDNIRVTATTVRIPVIGGHSESVNVEFENEFDLEEVKQLLGSAPGVVLQDDTAAQLYPMPMWAHDKDEVFVGRLRRDETQAKTLNMWVVSDNLRKGAATNAVQIAEYLASKNMLG, encoded by the coding sequence ATGAAAGTAGCAGTAGTAGGCGCAACAGGTTTGGTAGGCACAAAAATGTTGCAGGTATTGGCAGAAAGAAATTTTCCTGTAACAGAACTTGTGCCTGTGGCATCTGAAAGGTCTGTTGGTAAAGAAGTAATATTTAAAGGCAAGTCCTACAAAGTAGTAAGTATGACAGATGGTATTGCCGCAAAACCAGCCGTGGCAATATTTTCAGCCGGCGGCAGCACTTCGCTGGAATGGGCACCAAAATTTGCTGAAGCCGGAATTACTGTAATTGACAACAGCAGCGCATGGCGCATGGACCCATCGAAGAAACTGGTGGTACCCGAAATAAATGCTGATGCACTTACGGCAGCAGACAAGATTATTGCCAACCCGAACTGCTCTACCATACAAATGGTGGTGGCATTAAACCCGCTGCATAAAAAATATACCATCAAAAGAATTGTGGTAAGCACTTACCAAAGCGTTACAGGCACCGGCAAGAAAGCCGTAGACCAGTTATTTGGTGAAAGGGCTAAACTGGAAAAAGGCAGCAGCGATGAATACCCTATGGCATACAAATACCCGATTGACCTGAATGTTATTCCGCAGATCGATGTGTTCCTTGATAATGGATATACCAAAGAAGAAATGAAAATGGTAAAGGAAACCTGCAAGATCATGCGCGATGACAATATACGTGTTACCGCTACTACGGTACGCATACCCGTAATAGGCGGGCACAGCGAAAGCGTGAATGTGGAATTTGAAAACGAGTTTGACCTGGAAGAAGTAAAGCAATTACTGGGCAGCGCACCCGGTGTTGTTTTGCAGGATGATACTGCCGCGCAGCTTTACCCGATGCCAATGTGGGCACATGACAAAGATGAAGTATTTGTAGGCCGCCTTCGCAGGGATGAAACGCAGGCTAAGACACTTAACATGTGGGTGGTAAGTGATAACCTGCGCAAAGGTGCCGCCACCAATGCGGTACAGATTGCTGAATATCTTGCATCGAAAAATATGTTGGGATAA
- a CDS encoding glycosyltransferase family protein, with product MKILYAVQATGNGHIARATELLPYLQQYGTVDIFLSGSNSSLQAALPVTYTSNGLSLFYHKNGGLAYRRMLSDLDFKNAYKEAKDLPVEKYDIVINDFESITALACKIKKVASVGFGHQASFQSMQVPRPPVKRFIGELILKRYAPATTYVGLHFERYDDFIFSPVLKKNILHAQPADNGHVTVYLPHYADEVITAHLRQIKDMRFQVFSKQVTHPQREGNIDILPVDNHNFTKSMISSTGVITGAGFETPAEALYLGKKLMCIPIKGQYEQLCNAAALEKNACAQVASVNRSFTDVVCAWLNNATTQKLVLYNSTGEVVEQVIARAAALRGREKHCRQNQYTTEDATFTALIN from the coding sequence TTGAAAATACTCTATGCAGTACAGGCCACAGGTAATGGCCATATAGCAAGAGCAACCGAATTATTACCTTACCTGCAACAATATGGCACCGTTGATATTTTCCTGAGTGGCAGTAACAGCAGTTTACAGGCTGCACTGCCCGTAACGTATACCAGTAACGGCCTGAGCCTGTTTTACCATAAAAATGGCGGGCTAGCTTACAGGCGCATGCTTTCTGATTTAGACTTTAAAAATGCATACAAAGAAGCAAAAGACCTGCCGGTTGAAAAGTACGATATAGTGATCAACGATTTTGAAAGTATTACAGCGCTGGCATGCAAAATTAAAAAAGTGGCATCGGTTGGGTTTGGCCACCAGGCCAGCTTTCAAAGTATGCAGGTACCTAGGCCGCCGGTAAAGCGCTTTATTGGCGAGCTCATTCTAAAAAGATATGCGCCGGCAACCACCTATGTAGGCCTGCATTTTGAACGGTATGATGATTTCATTTTTAGCCCGGTACTTAAAAAAAATATACTGCATGCACAACCAGCAGATAATGGCCATGTAACCGTTTACCTGCCACACTATGCAGATGAGGTGATTACTGCACACCTGCGGCAAATAAAAGATATGCGGTTTCAGGTTTTTTCAAAACAGGTAACACACCCGCAGCGTGAAGGCAATATCGATATTCTACCGGTAGACAATCACAATTTTACGAAAAGCATGATCAGCAGCACCGGCGTTATTACCGGTGCCGGTTTCGAAACACCTGCTGAGGCATTATACCTTGGAAAGAAACTGATGTGCATACCTATCAAAGGACAGTATGAACAGCTTTGCAATGCTGCAGCGCTTGAAAAAAATGCCTGTGCTCAGGTAGCATCGGTCAACAGATCGTTTACTGATGTTGTTTGCGCCTGGTTGAACAATGCAACTACTCAAAAACTGGTACTATACAACAGTACCGGGGAGGTGGTGGAGCAAGTAATAGCCAGGGCGGCAGCGTTGCGGGGCCGGGAAAAACATTGCAGGCAAAATCAATATACCACTGAAGATGCCACCTTCACAGCGTTAATTAATTAA
- a CDS encoding UDP-2,3-diacylglucosamine diphosphatase, translated as MERRYVDVVVMSDLHLGTYGCHADEIVTYLKSITPRILVLNGDIIDGWQFSKRYFPVSHMQVIKEIMSLLGNGTRVIYITGNHDEMLRRYTDLEMGNFQLTDKMVMEINGKMTWIFHGDVFDATTRGSAKMLARLGGHGYDLLILLNSFINWGLKLVGREKMSFSKKVKNSVKKAVSWIADFEQTAAELAIEKKYDYVICGHIHQPQHRVIETREGKVTYLNSGDWIENLTALEYINDEWKIFHYNAKDFEAQKAMIVKMEKKLPELNVLTNEINMFITSLKLKAD; from the coding sequence ATGGAGCGCAGATACGTAGACGTTGTTGTAATGAGTGACCTGCACCTGGGCACTTACGGCTGCCATGCCGATGAAATTGTTACTTACCTTAAAAGCATAACGCCGCGCATTCTGGTGCTCAACGGAGATATTATTGACGGCTGGCAATTCAGCAAACGCTACTTTCCCGTATCACACATGCAGGTAATAAAAGAAATCATGAGCCTGCTTGGTAACGGCACCAGGGTTATTTATATAACCGGCAACCACGATGAGATGCTGCGCCGCTACACCGATCTTGAAATGGGAAATTTTCAGCTTACTGATAAAATGGTAATGGAGATCAATGGTAAAATGACATGGATCTTTCATGGCGATGTGTTTGATGCCACCACCAGGGGCAGTGCAAAAATGCTTGCGAGGCTGGGTGGTCACGGTTATGATTTGCTGATACTGCTGAACAGTTTTATAAACTGGGGCTTAAAGCTGGTGGGCAGAGAAAAAATGAGCTTTAGTAAAAAAGTAAAGAACAGCGTAAAAAAAGCCGTATCGTGGATTGCAGATTTTGAACAAACAGCGGCAGAGCTTGCTATTGAGAAAAAGTACGACTATGTTATCTGCGGCCATATACATCAGCCACAACACCGGGTTATTGAAACCAGGGAGGGCAAAGTAACCTACCTTAACAGTGGTGACTGGATAGAAAACCTAACCGCGCTGGAATACATCAACGACGAATGGAAGATCTTTCACTATAATGCAAAAGATTTTGAAGCACAGAAAGCCATGATTGTAAAAATGGAAAAAAAGCTGCCTGAACTAAACGTGCTTACCAATGAAATAAACATGTTTATTACTTCACTTAAATTAAAAGCAGATTGA
- a CDS encoding iron chaperone has translation MPAKPANIDEYINSFPAVTKAYLQQVRSLIRKLVPQAAETISYGMAAYNLHDTYLIYFAGFKNHISMYPFPSGNPVFDKAFADYKTSGKGTVQFPLNKPLPADLVTKLVLYRVEAVAKKNTAKKAAGKI, from the coding sequence ATGCCTGCCAAACCTGCAAACATAGATGAATACATCAATAGTTTTCCTGCCGTAACAAAAGCATATCTTCAGCAGGTACGGTCACTGATCAGGAAACTTGTACCGCAGGCAGCAGAAACCATCAGCTATGGAATGGCGGCTTATAACCTGCACGATACCTATCTGATCTATTTCGCAGGTTTTAAAAACCACATTAGCATGTATCCTTTTCCTTCGGGCAATCCGGTATTTGATAAAGCATTTGCAGATTATAAAACATCAGGCAAAGGCACCGTTCAGTTCCCGCTGAATAAACCGCTGCCCGCAGACCTGGTAACCAAACTGGTACTGTACAGGGTTGAAGCTGTTGCCAAAAAAAACACGGCAAAAAAAGCTGCCGGGAAAATATAA
- a CDS encoding porin yields the protein MNKLLRTAMFISVFLISSFSSNSQFLMDMVDTTKDMGKGMLSIFKKYDRVKISGYMQPQFQTIQTKGAKSYAGGDFAPNVNNRFSMRRGRLRIDYVHFSDTKKPSVQFVFQFDGSERGFFTRDFWGRILENNTKLFSFTAGLFARPFGYELNLGSGDRESPERGRMSQSLMKVERDLGAMISFEPRGKTNWLRYVKLDAGVFNGPGLNATADYDSYKDFISRASLKPVPVQKNLLLSAGLSYFNGGLIQADKYLYTLDKSGHFTPDSSQANIGRKLPRKYYGADAQLKWKHGNDGATEIRGEYWWGTQTASAASNETPAAIFTTDPYYTRKFNGAFFYLLHSFDTHNQLGVKYDWLDPNTGLSGTGINTAANAHPADIRYNTIGVGYIHYFDDNLKLVAWYDVVKNENSALEGYTTDIKDNVLTLRLQFRF from the coding sequence ATGAATAAATTGTTAAGAACCGCAATGTTTATTTCGGTTTTTTTGATATCCTCTTTTAGTTCCAACAGCCAGTTTTTAATGGATATGGTAGATACAACAAAAGATATGGGGAAAGGGATGCTTTCCATCTTTAAAAAATATGACCGTGTAAAAATCAGCGGTTATATGCAGCCACAGTTTCAGACTATTCAAACCAAGGGCGCTAAAAGCTATGCGGGTGGAGATTTTGCCCCCAATGTAAACAACCGCTTTAGCATGCGCCGGGGTCGCCTGCGCATAGATTATGTGCATTTCAGCGACACAAAAAAACCCTCTGTTCAATTTGTTTTCCAGTTCGACGGTTCAGAAAGAGGCTTTTTTACCCGCGATTTCTGGGGCAGAATCTTGGAAAATAATACTAAACTTTTCTCTTTTACTGCCGGTCTTTTTGCCAGGCCTTTCGGGTACGAACTTAACCTCGGCTCCGGTGACAGGGAATCGCCTGAGCGTGGTCGTATGTCTCAATCATTGATGAAAGTTGAACGCGACCTTGGTGCAATGATCTCATTTGAACCCCGCGGTAAAACAAACTGGCTCAGGTATGTAAAACTTGATGCCGGTGTATTCAACGGCCCAGGTTTAAATGCCACGGCAGACTACGATTCGTACAAAGATTTCATCAGCCGTGCCTCGCTAAAACCGGTTCCGGTACAAAAAAACCTGCTCCTTTCTGCAGGTCTTTCCTATTTCAACGGCGGTCTTATACAGGCAGATAAATACCTCTATACACTCGACAAATCCGGCCATTTTACTCCGGATTCAAGCCAGGCAAACATTGGCAGGAAACTGCCTCGCAAATACTATGGTGCAGATGCACAACTAAAATGGAAACATGGTAACGACGGCGCCACAGAGATACGCGGTGAATACTGGTGGGGTACACAAACAGCATCTGCAGCTTCAAACGAAACACCTGCGGCAATCTTTACCACAGATCCATATTACACAAGAAAATTCAACGGCGCCTTTTTTTACCTACTACATTCGTTTGATACACACAACCAGTTAGGCGTTAAATACGACTGGCTCGATCCAAATACCGGGCTTTCCGGCACCGGGATAAACACCGCCGCCAATGCACATCCTGCAGACATCAGGTATAATACAATTGGCGTAGGTTACATTCATTATTTTGATGACAATCTTAAATTGGTGGCCTGGTATGATGTGGTTAAAAACGAAAATTCGGCACTGGAAGGCTATACAACCGATATAAAAGACAATGTACTAACGCTCAGGTTACAGTTCAGGTTTTAA